A genomic stretch from Apodemus sylvaticus chromosome 12, mApoSyl1.1, whole genome shotgun sequence includes:
- the Myog gene encoding myogenin, whose amino-acid sequence MELYETSPYFYQEPHFYDGENYLPVHLQGFEPPGYERTELSLSPEARGPLEEKGLGTPEHCPGQCLPWACKVCKRKSVSVDRRRAATLREKRRLKKVNEAFEALKRSTLLNPNQRLPKVEILRSAIQYIERLQALLSSLNQEERDLRYRGGGGPQPVVPSECNSHSASCSPEWGNALEFGPNPGDHLLAADPTDAHNLHSLTSIVDSITVEDMSVAFPDETMPN is encoded by the exons ATGGAGCTGTATGAGACATCCCCCTATTTCTACCAGGAGCCCCACTTCTATGATGGGGAAAACTACCTTCCGGTCCACCTCCAGGGCTTCGAGCCCCCGGGCTATGAGCGGACTGAGCTCAGCTTAAGCCCGGAAGCCCGAGGGCCCCTGGAAGAAAAGGGACTGGGGACCCCTGAGCATTGTCCCGGCCAGTGCCTGCCGTGGGCATGTAAGGTGTGTAAGAGGAAGTCTGTGTCTGTGGACCGGCGGAGGGCAGCCACACTGAGGGAGAAGCGCAGGCTCAAGAAAGTGAACGAGGCCTTCGAGGCCCTGAAGAGGAGCACCCTGCTCAACCCCAACCAGCGGCTGCCCAAGGTGGAGATCCTGCGCAGCGCCATCCAGTACATTGAGCGCCTGCAGGCCTTGCTCAGCTCCCTCAACCAGGAGGAGCGCGATCTCCGCTACCGAGGCGGGGGCGGGCCCCAGCCGGTG GTGCCCAGTGAATGCAACTCCCACAGCGCCTCCTGCAGTCCGGAGTGGGGCAATGCACTGGAGTTCGGCCCCAACCCAGGAG ATCATTTGCTCGCAGCCGACCCTACAGACGCCCACAACCTGCACTCCCTCACGTCCATCGTGGACAGCATCACGGTGGAGGATATGTCTGTTGCCTTCCCAGACGAAACCATGCCCAACTGA